A window from Purpureocillium takamizusanense chromosome 3, complete sequence encodes these proteins:
- a CDS encoding Factor independent urate hydroxylase (EggNog:ENOG503NWXW~COG:Q) — MPYVSSARYGKDNVRVLKVTRDASTGIQYVTEMTVCCLLEGDIDSSYTRADNSVVVATDSIKNTTFIMAKQHPVTPPELFASILGNHFIQKYNHIHAANVRVITKRWNRMDVDGKPHPHSFIKDAGETRNVEARASRRDGIAITSSIAGLSVLKSTGSAFHGFVRDEYTTLPETWDRILATDVDARWNWKVFPDLRAVERSIPKFDRAWEAARNITLKLFAEDNSASVQNTMYKMCEQILEAVPEVDNVAYALPNNHNFELDLTWHKGLKNTGEDAEVYVPQSNPNGLIKCEVSRDGRNPNIVRAKI, encoded by the exons ATGCCTTACGTATCCTCTGCACGCTACGGCAAGGACAATGTCCGCGTCCTCAAGGTCACCCGCGACGCCAGCACCGGCATCCAGTACGTCACCGAGATGACCGTCTGCTgcctgctcgagggcgacatcGACTCCTCGTACACGCGCGCCGACAAtagtgtcgtcgtcgccaccgacTCCATCAAGAACACCAccttcatcatggccaagcAGCACCCCGTCACGCCCCCGGAGCTCTTCGCCTCCATCCTTGGCAACCACTTCATCCAAAAGTACAACCACATTCACGCCGCCAATGTTCGCGTCATCACCAAGCGCTGGAATCGCatggacgtcgacggcaagccgCACCCCCACAGCTTCATCAAGGACGCCGGTGAGACCCGCAAcgtcgaggcccgcgccagccgccgcgacggcattGCCATCACcagctccatcgccggcctGTCCGTCCTCAAGAGCACTGGCTCCGCCTTCCACGGCTTCGTCCGCGACGAGTACACCACCCTCCCCGAGACCTGGGACCGCATCCTCGCCACCGATGTTGATGCCCGGTGGAATTGGAAGGTCTTCCccgacctgcgcgccgtcgagcgcagCATCCCCAAGTTCGACCGCGCCTGGGAGGCCGCCCGCAACATCACCCTCAAGCTCTTTGCCGAGGACAACAGCGCCAGCGTCCAGAACACCATGTACAAGATGTGCGAGCagatcctcgaggccgtccccGAGGTTGACAACGTCGCCTATGCTCTGCCCAACAACCACAACTTTGAGCTTG ACTTGACCTGGCACAAGGGCCTGAAGAACActggcgaggatgccgaggTCTACGTTCCTCAGTCCAACCCCAACGGCCTCATCAAGTGTGAGGTCTCTCGAGA TGGACGGAACCCCAACATTGTTAGAGCCAAGATTTAG
- a CDS encoding uncharacterized protein (COG:J~BUSCO:EOG092654LJ~EggNog:ENOG503Q36I), translating to MSQHVGLTRLAYSRVWHSISASAPHQTLTTQPGVTPPSLGRLASRIAVLLMGKNKPIFDPSTDCGDYVVVTNCAALHVTGHKKWRKMYYRHSTRPGSLKSLTMDALMEKQGGSEILRKAVRGMLPKNRLRDKRLARLKAFEGDAHPYKQNLIRFGGVVVGSEGWDKAVQVLRQKDTERL from the exons ATGTCTCAACATGTCGGCCTG ACACGGCTGGCCTACTCCCGGGTATGGCACTCCATCTCTGCATCCGCACCTCACCAGACCCTCACCACCCAGCCGGGAgtgacgccgccatcccTGGGCCGGCTGGCGTCGCGAATCGCCGTTCTCCTGATGGGCAAGAATAAGCCCATCTTCGACCCATCCACCGACTGCGGCGACTACGTTGTCGTCACGAActgcgcggcgctgcacgtAACCGGGCACAAGAAGTGGAGGAAGATGTACTACAGGCATTCGACACGGCCGGGCAGCCTCAAGTCCCTCACCATGGACGCCCTGATGGAGAAGCAAGGCGGGAGCGAGATTCTGCGGAAAGCGGTCCGGGGCATGCTGCCCAAAAACAGGTTGCGCGACAAGAGACTGGCGCGCCTGAAGGCCTTTGAAGGCGACGCGCACCCGTACAAGCAAAACTTGATACGGTTCGGCGGTGTGGTTGTGGGCAGCGAGGGTTGGGACAAGGCCGTCCAGGTGCTCCGGCAAAAGGACACGGAGAGATTATGA
- the CCS1 gene encoding copper chaperone (EggNog:ENOG503NZHY~COG:P): protein MSLLRGVLPRVALASSFGLLAGYCAYRYKTAPHGPLEEGKVIGNMTVKNTFQTQFAVPLSCEGCVTAVSDQLYKLGGITRVQGNLQDQLISVEGSAAPSAIVEAVQATGRDAILRGSGASDSAAVSILETFADRVEGRDNDDQDRDVRGLARMVQVSPERTLVDLTVRGVAPGTYRASIRAYGDLKDGATSTGPVWSGENGQEKGTLGVVEVGADGRGAAFVDHPFQIWEVIGHAMVLTKQDEDSSKPLHNDENTVVGVIARSAGMWENDKTVCSCTGKTLWEERKEELKKGML, encoded by the exons ATGTCCCTCCTTAGAGGCGTGCTTCCAAGAGTTGCTTTAGCATCATCTTTTGGACTATTGGCCGGGTATTGTGCATACCGCTACAAGACAGCACCACACGGTCCGCTTGAGGAGGGAAAAGTGATAG GCAATATGACCGTCAAGAACACCTTCCAG ACTCAGTTTGCCGTGCCGTTGTCGTGTGAGGGCTGTGTCACGGCTGTTTCAGACCAACTCTACAAGCTCGGGGGCATCACCAGGGTTCAAGGCAATCTCCAGGACCAACTAATCTCAGTCGAGGGGTCGG CCGCACCATCGGCGATAGTCGAGGCTGTCCAAGCAACGGGAAGGGACGCGATTCTCCGCGGTTCGGGTGCATCAGACA GTGCTGCCGTGAGCATCCTTGAAACCTTTGCGGACAGGGTCGAGGGACGCGACAATGATGATCAGGACCGCGATGTAAGGGGACTGGCTCGCATGGTTCAGGTCAGCCCCGAAAGAACGCTGGTGGACTTGACCGTCCGAGGCGTGGCGCCAGGGACGTACCGGGCTTCTATCCGCGCGTACGGCGACCTCAAAGATGGCGCTACGTCGACAGGGCCCGTATGGTCTGGAGAGAACGGGCAAGAGAAAGGCACACTGGGCGTGGTCGAAGTGGGCGCGGACGGCCGGGGAGCTGCATTTGTCGACCACCCCTTCCAAATCTGGGAAGTAATCGGTCATGCCATGGTCCTCACGAAGCAAGACGAAGATAGCTCGAAGCCGCTGCACAACGACGAGAAtaccgtcgtcggcgtgaTTGCGAGAAGCGCCGGTATGTGGGAGAACGACAAGACTGTCTGCTCCTGCACGGGCAAGACTCTTTGGGaggaaaggaaggaagaGCTGAAAAAGGGAATGCTATGA